CGGCCACCTCGAGTATCCTGTCCTCGAATATCCCCAATGTGTTCGGGTTCGTTATCATCATTCCAGCGGTCCTCTCGGAGATGGCAGCCCTCAGGGCGTTCATATCCAGAGTCCCATCATCAGCAGGCGGTACTCTGACGATCCTGAATCCTGCCATGGCTGCGCTAGCGAAGTTAGAACCGTGAGCGGTCTCGGGTATCACCATCTCGTCCCTCCTCTCCCCGAGGTCGGCCAACCTCCTCCTGATCATCAGCGCCCCAACGAACTCCCCCTGAGCACCGGCTGCCGGCTGGAGCGTGTAGCTGGAAAGCCCAGTTATGGATGAGAGCATCTCCTGAAGCTCATGGAGGATCCTGAGGATACCCTGGGCCAGCTCCTCTGGGGCGTAGGGGTGAAGGTCCCTGAGGGAGGGATGATCAGCCACCCTCATGACCAGCTTCGGCGTGTACTTCATCGTGCATGATCCGAGCCAGTAGGGACCGCTGTCTACCCCATAATTCATCTGAGCCAGCCTGTTGAAATGCCTGGCCACCTCAGGCTCGCTCAGTCCGGGGATCCTCAGCTCCCTCCTGATCAGCTTCTCCGGGATTAGGTCCTCAAGCCTACCGACGGCCGCCATCACCTCCTCCTCGGGCTCCGCTATCCTCACCCCTCCCTCCCCGATAACCCCCAGCTCGAAGGGGGTTGGCTCCAGCACGCCATCCCCGGAGAACCACCTAGCTTGTGAGAAGCTCATCCGACCACCTCCCTCATCAAATCAACAAGTTCGTCTATCTCCGCCTTCCCATGCTTCTCAGTCG
This DNA window, taken from Candidatus Korarchaeota archaeon NZ13-K, encodes the following:
- a CDS encoding aminotransferase class V-fold PLP-dependent enzyme, with the protein product MSFSQARWFSGDGVLEPTPFELGVIGEGGVRIAEPEEEVMAAVGRLEDLIPEKLIRRELRIPGLSEPEVARHFNRLAQMNYGVDSGPYWLGSCTMKYTPKLVMRVADHPSLRDLHPYAPEELAQGILRILHELQEMLSSITGLSSYTLQPAAGAQGEFVGALMIRRRLADLGERRDEMVIPETAHGSNFASAAMAGFRIVRVPPADDGTLDMNALRAAISERTAGMMITNPNTLGIFEDRILEVAELLHANGSYLYYDGANLNAIMGWVRLSDMGVDIAHLNIHKT